A stretch of Bradyrhizobium sp. AZCC 2262 DNA encodes these proteins:
- a CDS encoding ABC transporter ATP-binding protein has product MTIALETKGLEKSFGGLRVTRELSLQVKQGARHALIGPNGAGKTTVINLLTGVLKPNGGRILLEGNDITDLPVHTRVLRGLSRTFQINQLYADLTPLETVGLAVSERLGRGGDWWRRMGTRDDVNEEIAETLARFHLLDVMNELTATLPYGKQRLLEIAVAIATRPRVLLLDEPAAGVPESERHDILAAVAALPRDVTVLLIEHDMDLVFSFADRISVLVNGAMLVEGPPDEVARDPQVKAVYLGEAADV; this is encoded by the coding sequence ATGACGATCGCGCTGGAAACCAAGGGGCTGGAGAAATCCTTCGGCGGCTTGAGGGTCACGCGCGAGCTGTCGCTGCAGGTCAAGCAGGGCGCCCGCCACGCCTTGATCGGGCCGAACGGCGCCGGCAAGACCACCGTCATCAACCTCCTGACCGGCGTGCTCAAGCCGAATGGAGGACGGATCCTGCTCGAGGGCAATGACATCACCGATCTGCCGGTTCATACGCGAGTGCTGCGCGGGCTCTCGCGCACTTTCCAGATCAACCAGCTCTATGCCGACCTGACCCCGCTCGAAACCGTAGGGCTCGCGGTTTCCGAACGGCTCGGCCGCGGCGGCGACTGGTGGCGGCGGATGGGCACGCGCGACGATGTCAACGAGGAGATAGCGGAGACGCTGGCGCGCTTTCACCTGCTAGACGTGATGAACGAACTGACCGCGACGCTGCCTTACGGCAAGCAGCGGCTGCTCGAGATCGCGGTCGCGATTGCGACCCGGCCGCGGGTCCTACTGCTCGACGAGCCCGCCGCCGGCGTGCCCGAGAGCGAGCGCCACGATATTCTGGCCGCGGTTGCCGCCCTGCCGCGCGACGTCACCGTGCTGCTGATCGAGCACGACATGGATCTGGTGTTCTCATTCGCCGACCGTATTTCCGTCCTCGTCAACGGCGCCATGCTGGTGGAGGGACCGCCCGACGAGGTGGCCAGGGATCCGCAGGTCAAGGCGGTCTATCTCGGTGAGGCTGCCGATGTCTGA
- a CDS encoding ABC transporter ATP-binding protein: protein MSELLAIDALRAGYGEAVVLPSMSLSLGEGQVLALLGRNGTGKTTLINSIVGITRRFGGSLALDGLDITTMRPDQRARAGIGWVPQERNIFRSLTVEENMTAVAQPGLWTVDKVYEMFPRLKERRSNFGNQLSGGEQQMLAIGRALTLNPRVLLLDEPTEGLAPIIVEELLRALGTITRSGGICSIIVEQNARKILGLADRVVILERGAIVHDAPSDALKADPAVLERYLGVAGAAAH, encoded by the coding sequence ATGTCTGAGCTTCTCGCCATCGATGCCCTGCGCGCCGGCTACGGCGAGGCCGTCGTCCTGCCCTCGATGTCGCTATCGCTCGGCGAAGGCCAGGTGCTGGCACTGTTGGGCCGCAACGGCACCGGCAAGACCACGCTGATCAATTCGATCGTCGGCATTACCCGCCGCTTCGGCGGCAGCCTTGCGCTTGACGGGCTGGACATCACCACGATGCGCCCGGACCAGCGGGCGCGGGCAGGGATCGGCTGGGTGCCGCAGGAACGCAACATTTTTCGCTCGCTGACAGTCGAGGAAAACATGACCGCCGTGGCCCAGCCGGGCCTCTGGACCGTGGACAAGGTTTACGAAATGTTTCCGCGGCTGAAGGAACGCCGCAGCAATTTCGGCAACCAGCTCTCCGGCGGCGAGCAGCAGATGCTGGCGATCGGCCGCGCGCTGACCCTCAATCCCAGGGTTTTGCTGCTCGACGAGCCGACCGAGGGGCTGGCGCCCATCATCGTCGAGGAATTGCTCCGGGCGCTCGGCACCATCACCCGCTCGGGGGGCATCTGTTCGATCATCGTCGAGCAGAATGCGCGAAAGATTCTGGGGCTGGCCGATCGGGTTGTGATATTGGAACGCGGCGCGATCGTGCATGATGCGCCAAGCGACGCGTTGAAGGCCGATCCCGCGGTGCTCGAACGCTATCTCGGCGTTGCCGGCGCCGCCGCGCACTAG
- a CDS encoding cobalamin-independent methionine synthase II family protein — translation MQRTKAPFRADEVGSLLRPPRIKEARARLEKGEITAEDLRKAEDLEIEKVVHKQASIGLKLATDGEFRRSWWHFDFLAKLTGCELFHPDTGIQFAGVETRHDAVRVIGKLDFPDNHPMLDHFRFLKKHTDTAHVTAKMTIPSPAVLHFRGGRKAISKEVYPDLEEFYLDLGKTYRKAVKAFYDAGCRYLQFDDTVWAYLCSQDELQKARERGDNPDGLQEIYARVINYALAERPADMVVTTHVCRGNFRSTWISSGGYEPVAETMLVGTNYDGYFLEYDSDRAGGFEPLRYLPKGNKVVVVGVITSKFGELEKKDDIKRRLEEAAKFAPLDQLAVSPQCGFASTEEGNILSEEEQWAKLSLAVEVANEVWGK, via the coding sequence ATGCAGAGAACCAAAGCCCCGTTCCGCGCCGACGAGGTCGGCAGCCTGTTGCGGCCACCGCGCATCAAGGAAGCGCGCGCCAGACTGGAGAAGGGCGAGATCACCGCGGAGGACCTGCGCAAGGCCGAGGACCTCGAGATCGAAAAGGTCGTACACAAGCAGGCTTCCATCGGCCTGAAGCTCGCGACCGACGGCGAATTCCGCCGCTCCTGGTGGCATTTCGATTTTCTGGCCAAGCTCACCGGCTGCGAATTGTTCCATCCCGACACGGGCATCCAGTTCGCTGGCGTGGAGACGAGGCACGACGCCGTCCGCGTGATCGGCAAGCTCGACTTCCCCGACAACCATCCGATGCTGGATCATTTCCGCTTCCTGAAGAAGCATACCGACACGGCCCACGTCACGGCGAAGATGACGATCCCGTCGCCCGCCGTGCTGCATTTCCGCGGCGGTCGCAAGGCGATCTCGAAGGAGGTCTATCCCGACCTCGAGGAGTTCTACCTCGACCTCGGCAAGACCTATCGCAAGGCGGTAAAGGCGTTCTACGACGCCGGCTGCCGCTACCTGCAGTTCGACGATACCGTGTGGGCCTATCTCTGTTCGCAGGACGAGTTGCAGAAGGCGCGCGAGCGCGGCGACAACCCCGATGGCCTGCAGGAAATCTACGCGCGCGTCATCAACTATGCGCTGGCCGAGCGGCCGGCCGACATGGTGGTCACCACGCATGTCTGCCGCGGCAATTTCCGCTCGACCTGGATCTCGTCCGGCGGCTACGAGCCGGTGGCCGAGACCATGCTGGTCGGCACCAATTACGACGGCTATTTCCTCGAATATGATTCCGACCGTGCCGGCGGCTTCGAGCCGCTGCGCTATTTGCCGAAGGGCAACAAGGTCGTCGTGGTCGGCGTCATCACCTCGAAGTTCGGCGAGTTGGAGAAGAAGGACGACATCAAGCGCCGCCTCGAAGAGGCCGCCAAATTCGCGCCGCTCGACCAGCTCGCGGTGTCGCCGCAATGCGGCTTCGCATCGACTGAGGAAGGCAACATCCTGTCCGAGGAAGAGCAATGGGCCAAGCTGAGCCTCGCGGTCGAAGTCGCGAACGAGGTGTGGGGGAAGTAA
- a CDS encoding flavin-containing monooxygenase: MRDGGRDFITPTRDAIIIGAGPAGLACAVTMRAAGLDVMVLEKAGQVGAVWRRHYDRLHLHTDRNHSGLPGMPMPPDYPAYPSRAQMVSYLENYAARFQIKPVFGTKVSRLRRDGVRWLVDTSLDAISAPVVVVATGIAGAPYRPSWPGMDIYSGAVVHSSNYRNPEAFSGQRVLVIGFGNSGGEIALDLANGGVDVALAVRSPVQIIPRDLLGFPILSWAILYRRLPARLVDFINAPVLRLAVGDFEKLGLRRAAKGPRQMIEEDGRVPLIDIGTLAKIRDGSIKVRGGVDRFTAEGVVFSDASTEKFDAVILATGFRPDLRRLVPGVEGVFDSHGMPLVTGSATNVPGLYFCGQITVPTGQLREIGIEAQRIAKAATAYVARAA; encoded by the coding sequence TTGCGCGACGGCGGGAGGGATTTCATAACGCCAACCCGTGACGCCATCATTATCGGTGCGGGCCCCGCGGGGCTCGCTTGCGCCGTGACGATGCGCGCGGCGGGGCTTGACGTGATGGTGCTGGAGAAAGCCGGCCAGGTCGGCGCGGTGTGGCGGCGGCATTACGACCGGCTTCATCTCCACACCGACCGCAACCATTCCGGCCTGCCGGGGATGCCGATGCCGCCGGACTATCCGGCCTATCCGTCGCGGGCGCAGATGGTCTCCTACCTCGAAAACTACGCGGCCCGGTTTCAGATCAAGCCGGTCTTCGGCACCAAGGTCTCGCGCCTCCGGCGCGATGGCGTGCGCTGGCTTGTCGATACGTCACTTGATGCGATCTCGGCGCCGGTCGTGGTGGTGGCGACCGGCATAGCGGGCGCGCCCTACCGTCCGTCCTGGCCGGGAATGGATATCTATTCGGGCGCGGTCGTTCACAGCAGCAACTATCGAAATCCCGAGGCGTTTTCCGGCCAGCGCGTGCTCGTCATCGGTTTCGGCAATTCCGGCGGCGAGATCGCGCTCGATCTTGCTAATGGCGGCGTCGATGTCGCCTTGGCCGTTCGCAGTCCGGTCCAGATCATCCCGCGCGATCTGCTCGGCTTTCCGATTCTGTCGTGGGCGATCCTGTACCGGCGGTTGCCCGCGCGTCTCGTCGATTTCATCAACGCGCCGGTGCTGCGGCTGGCCGTGGGCGATTTCGAGAAGCTCGGCCTCAGGCGTGCCGCGAAGGGACCGCGCCAGATGATTGAAGAGGACGGGCGCGTGCCGCTGATCGATATCGGCACGCTCGCCAAAATCAGGGACGGCTCGATCAAGGTGCGCGGCGGTGTCGATCGCTTCACGGCCGAGGGTGTCGTATTCAGCGATGCAAGCACCGAAAAATTCGACGCCGTCATCCTCGCAACCGGATTCCGTCCCGATCTGCGCCGGCTGGTGCCTGGTGTCGAGGGCGTGTTCGATAGCCATGGCATGCCGCTGGTCACGGGATCGGCGACCAACGTGCCGGGGCTTTACTTCTGCGGCCAGATCACGGTGCCGACCGGGCAATTGCGCGAAATCGGCATCGAGGCGCAGCGGATCGCGAAGGCCGCGACGGCCTATGTGGCGCGCGCGGCCTGA
- a CDS encoding serine hydrolase — MSHSSAEAPTTPISAIVSDLDHLAAEVMADWKVPGVALAVVQDGKVALTRAYGQRDVEAGLPVTPATQFVICSITKSFTASAIALLHHEGRLDWTRPVRDYMPEFRLSDTVATERVTVRDLLCHQSGLPRHDWVHFAGDRAPSEMLGVMRHLELSRDIRTAWQYNNLCYNVAGLLIERLSGRSFEAFIRTRLTDRLGMTVGFGLDDLEASDEAARPYMMHEDTRLPAMRLPIRTTAAGAINTSVTGLANWMRLHLGKGEFDGERLLPAALIGELHAPRVYNTAPGHAEFGDAHYGLGFQLNSYRGDRLVFHGGGWPGWGTLMTLVPDFGIGIAVFTNRSPSEVPSTLTWYIIDRLRGREPVEWRARSRKQRDEFIAHMQADKDAREKARHKNTQPAHELAAYAGDYEHPAYGVMSVREQDGALRWTWRGMFAPLMHRHYETFELPEVPDRLLPDRLAITFLTDRDGNIVSLSTPLEPMVKDIVFARLAAGDCTDPAFRARCVGHFKSGAITHRVTLDSENRLVLKPDYQPAYRLAPEQGRRFRIVELEGFVVEFRGEGITIDEVIFHQPNGTFVAQRVEE; from the coding sequence ATGTCTCATTCATCTGCCGAGGCACCCACCACGCCGATTTCCGCGATTGTCTCCGATCTCGATCATCTCGCCGCCGAAGTCATGGCCGACTGGAAGGTACCGGGCGTAGCGCTCGCCGTGGTGCAGGATGGCAAGGTGGCGCTGACGCGGGCCTATGGTCAACGCGATGTCGAGGCGGGCCTGCCGGTTACGCCGGCGACGCAGTTCGTGATCTGCTCGATCACCAAATCTTTCACCGCGAGCGCCATCGCGCTGCTGCACCATGAGGGGCGGCTCGACTGGACCAGGCCGGTGCGCGACTACATGCCCGAGTTTCGCCTGAGCGACACGGTCGCGACCGAGCGGGTCACGGTGCGCGACCTGCTCTGCCATCAGTCGGGGTTGCCGCGCCATGACTGGGTGCATTTTGCAGGCGATCGGGCACCGTCCGAAATGCTCGGTGTCATGCGGCATCTTGAATTGAGCCGCGATATCCGCACAGCCTGGCAATACAACAACCTCTGCTACAACGTCGCGGGTCTGCTCATCGAACGCCTCAGCGGACGAAGTTTTGAGGCGTTCATCCGCACACGGCTGACAGATCGGCTCGGCATGACCGTCGGCTTCGGTCTGGACGATCTTGAGGCCTCGGATGAAGCGGCGCGGCCGTATATGATGCACGAGGATACGAGGCTGCCGGCCATGCGTCTGCCGATCCGCACCACGGCGGCAGGCGCGATCAACACCTCGGTCACCGGCCTCGCGAACTGGATGCGGCTGCATCTGGGTAAAGGCGAGTTCGACGGCGAGCGTCTGCTGCCGGCAGCGCTGATCGGCGAATTGCATGCGCCGCGAGTCTACAACACCGCGCCGGGCCACGCTGAATTCGGCGATGCGCATTATGGCCTTGGTTTCCAGTTGAACAGCTATCGCGGTGACCGGCTGGTGTTTCACGGCGGCGGCTGGCCCGGCTGGGGGACGCTGATGACGCTGGTGCCGGACTTCGGCATCGGAATTGCCGTCTTCACCAATCGCAGTCCAAGCGAAGTGCCGTCGACGCTGACCTGGTACATCATCGACCGGCTGCGCGGCCGCGAGCCGGTCGAGTGGCGCGCACGCTCTCGCAAGCAGCGCGACGAATTCATCGCCCATATGCAGGCCGACAAGGACGCGCGGGAGAAGGCGCGTCACAAGAACACGCAGCCGGCGCACGAACTCGCGGCCTATGCCGGCGATTACGAGCATCCTGCCTACGGCGTGATGTCGGTCAGGGAACAGGACGGCGCACTGCGCTGGACGTGGCGCGGCATGTTCGCGCCCTTGATGCACCGCCACTACGAGACGTTCGAACTGCCCGAGGTGCCGGACCGCCTGCTGCCGGACCGGCTCGCCATCACCTTCCTGACCGATCGCGATGGCAACATTGTCAGCCTGTCGACGCCGCTGGAGCCGATGGTAAAGGACATCGTTTTTGCACGCCTTGCGGCTGGCGACTGCACCGACCCCGCGTTCCGCGCACGATGCGTCGGCCACTTCAAGAGCGGCGCGATAACGCATCGTGTCACGCTGGACAGCGAAAACCGCCTTGTGCTGAAGCCCGACTACCAGCCGGCCTATCGCCTCGCGCCCGAGCAGGGAAGAAGGTTCCGCATCGTCGAGCTGGAGGGCTTCGTCGTCGAATTTCGCGGCGAGGGGATCACGATCGATGAGGTGATCTTCCATCAGCCGAACGGCACCTTCGTTGCGCAGCGTGTGGAGGAGTAG
- a CDS encoding caspase family protein, with protein sequence MRRAILMLSLLAAALWSAPSLAQSRAQLGPLCTTDTTPADQQIDACNKIIALKVFAGEKLATIYFWRAVGWNKKGNYNQVIADASEAIRLHPSVALYNLRGSAYYDKGEDDIAIADFNDALRIGPPSGIIFHNRGNAWRSKGEYAKAIADYDQSIKLGPPSAFSWQNRGISKRALGDLDGALADINEAIRLDPTLPQPLTSRAVIWRAKGDLDRAIADTTEAIRLAKAKAPANIMTPPGSVLISAYSHRALAYEAKGDFDRARQDYAAALEGKASDAGSKANQATAKVRLSLLSETPPPAPRTATAAPVPSVSKAAPASPVGAASRSPPAAAEQRKRADTGRETVRRVALVIGNNAYAHVRPLPNPANDARAMAKSLRDIGFVVTEGTDLDRTAMQATIRDFLRDAARSQVAVVYYAGHGVQIDGRNYLVPIDIEFRAGSGMTESMMDMDTIMAGLDDQVRTNILILDACRNNPMAPKLASAGPARDIEAGSGLAAPATLGAGSTLGAGTLIAFATAPGQVALDGEGPNSPFSAALTRHIGTPGLEVQQMLTRVRAEVVAATKGKQVPWSNSSLLGEVYLAEK encoded by the coding sequence ATGCGCCGCGCAATCCTGATGCTTAGCCTGCTCGCCGCCGCGCTGTGGTCGGCGCCTTCCCTCGCCCAATCGCGCGCGCAACTCGGACCGCTCTGCACCACCGACACCACGCCGGCGGATCAGCAGATCGACGCCTGCAACAAGATCATCGCGCTGAAAGTGTTTGCCGGCGAGAAGCTCGCGACCATCTATTTCTGGCGCGCGGTCGGCTGGAACAAGAAGGGCAACTACAACCAGGTGATCGCGGACGCCTCCGAAGCGATCCGCCTGCATCCCAGCGTTGCCCTCTACAATTTGCGCGGCTCGGCCTATTACGACAAGGGCGAGGACGACATCGCCATCGCGGATTTCAACGACGCGCTGCGGATCGGGCCGCCGAGCGGCATCATCTTTCACAACCGCGGCAACGCCTGGCGCTCCAAGGGCGAATACGCCAAGGCGATCGCCGACTACGATCAATCGATCAAGCTCGGTCCGCCGTCAGCGTTCTCCTGGCAGAACCGCGGCATTTCGAAACGCGCACTCGGCGATCTCGATGGCGCGCTGGCCGACATCAACGAAGCGATCCGGCTTGATCCGACATTGCCGCAGCCGTTGACCAGCCGCGCGGTGATCTGGCGCGCCAAGGGCGATCTCGATCGCGCCATCGCCGACACGACCGAGGCGATCCGGCTCGCGAAAGCAAAAGCGCCGGCCAACATCATGACGCCGCCCGGCAGCGTGCTGATCTCGGCCTATAGCCATCGCGCGCTCGCCTATGAGGCCAAAGGCGATTTCGACCGCGCCAGGCAGGATTATGCCGCGGCACTCGAAGGCAAGGCCTCCGACGCCGGCAGCAAGGCCAACCAGGCAACCGCGAAGGTTCGACTGTCGCTATTGTCAGAGACGCCACCACCCGCGCCGCGAACGGCAACCGCAGCGCCAGTGCCGTCAGTCAGCAAAGCCGCGCCGGCTTCACCGGTGGGAGCGGCGAGCCGGTCGCCGCCTGCCGCGGCAGAGCAGCGCAAACGCGCAGATACCGGCAGAGAGACCGTCAGGCGCGTCGCGCTGGTGATCGGCAACAACGCCTATGCGCATGTCAGGCCGCTGCCCAATCCGGCCAATGATGCGCGCGCGATGGCAAAAAGCCTGCGCGACATCGGATTCGTGGTGACGGAAGGCACCGACCTCGACCGCACGGCGATGCAGGCGACGATCCGCGACTTTCTGCGCGATGCCGCGCGGTCGCAGGTGGCGGTGGTCTACTACGCCGGTCACGGCGTGCAGATCGACGGCCGCAACTACCTGGTGCCAATCGACATCGAGTTTCGCGCCGGCAGCGGCATGACGGAATCGATGATGGACATGGATACGATCATGGCCGGCCTCGACGATCAGGTCCGCACCAACATCCTGATCCTCGATGCCTGCCGCAACAACCCGATGGCGCCGAAGCTTGCTTCCGCAGGTCCAGCCCGTGACATCGAAGCCGGCTCGGGGCTCGCCGCGCCTGCTACGCTCGGGGCCGGCTCGACCTTGGGTGCGGGCACGCTGATCGCATTCGCAACAGCGCCCGGACAGGTCGCGCTCGACGGCGAAGGCCCCAACAGTCCGTTCTCGGCCGCGCTGACCCGCCATATCGGCACGCCCGGGCTGGAGGTGCAGCAGATGCTGACGCGGGTACGGGCCGAGGTGGTCGCGGCCACCAAGGGCAAGCAGGTGCCGTGGTCGAACTCGTCGCTGCTGGGCGAGGTTTATCTTGCGGAGAAGTGA
- the metK gene encoding methionine adenosyltransferase, with product MRASYLFTSESVSEGHPDKVCDRISDEIVDLFFREGPKAGIDPWAIRAACETLATTNKVVVAGETRGPASVTNDQIESVIRAAIKDIGYEQDGFHWEKADIEILLHPQSADIAQGVDALQPGTNKEEGAGDQGIMFGYATNETPDLMPAPIFYAHKILRLISEARHSGKEKVLGPDSKSQVTVQYENGKPVGVREIVVSHQHLVEDMTSNQVRERVEPYVRQALPEGWINGKTVWHINPTGKFYIGGPDGDAGLTGRKIIVDTYGGAAPHGGGAFSGKDPTKVDRSAAYAARYVAKNIVAAGFADRCTLQLAYAIGVARPLSIYIDTHGTGKVPEDKLEEAVREAMDLTPRGIRKHLDLNKPIYARTASYGHFGRTPDKDGGFSWEKTDLVDALKSAI from the coding sequence ATGCGCGCGTCCTATCTGTTCACCAGCGAGTCGGTTTCCGAGGGTCACCCGGACAAGGTTTGCGACCGGATTTCCGACGAGATCGTCGATTTGTTTTTCCGTGAAGGCCCCAAGGCCGGCATCGACCCCTGGGCGATTCGCGCAGCCTGCGAAACGCTTGCCACCACCAACAAGGTCGTGGTTGCCGGTGAAACCCGCGGACCCGCATCCGTCACCAACGACCAGATCGAAAGCGTCATTCGCGCTGCGATCAAGGACATTGGTTACGAGCAGGACGGCTTCCACTGGGAGAAGGCCGACATCGAAATCCTGCTGCATCCGCAATCCGCCGACATCGCGCAGGGCGTCGATGCGCTGCAGCCCGGCACCAACAAGGAAGAGGGCGCGGGCGACCAGGGCATCATGTTCGGCTACGCCACCAATGAAACGCCGGACCTGATGCCGGCGCCGATCTTCTACGCCCACAAGATCCTGCGGCTGATCTCGGAAGCACGCCACTCCGGCAAGGAGAAGGTGCTGGGTCCGGACTCCAAGAGCCAGGTCACCGTGCAATATGAGAACGGCAAACCGGTCGGCGTGCGCGAGATCGTGGTCTCGCATCAGCACCTCGTCGAGGACATGACCTCGAACCAGGTTCGCGAGCGCGTCGAGCCTTATGTGCGCCAGGCGCTGCCGGAAGGCTGGATCAACGGCAAGACCGTCTGGCACATCAACCCGACCGGCAAGTTCTATATTGGCGGTCCCGATGGCGACGCCGGCCTGACCGGCCGCAAGATCATCGTCGACACCTATGGCGGCGCGGCCCCGCATGGCGGCGGCGCGTTCTCCGGCAAGGACCCGACCAAGGTGGACCGTTCGGCGGCGTATGCCGCGCGCTATGTCGCCAAGAACATCGTTGCTGCCGGCTTCGCCGACCGCTGCACGCTGCAGCTTGCTTATGCGATCGGCGTGGCGCGGCCGCTGTCGATCTATATCGACACCCACGGCACCGGAAAGGTGCCGGAGGACAAGCTGGAGGAGGCCGTGCGCGAGGCGATGGATCTGACGCCGCGCGGCATCCGCAAGCATCTCGATCTCAACAAGCCGATCTACGCGCGGACCGCGTCCTACGGTCATTTTGGCCGCACGCCGGACAAGGACGGCGGGTTCTCCTGGGAAAAAACCGATCTGGTCGACGCGCTCAAGAGCGCGATCTAA